A DNA window from Oncorhynchus tshawytscha isolate Ot180627B linkage group LG13, Otsh_v2.0, whole genome shotgun sequence contains the following coding sequences:
- the LOC112266005 gene encoding relaxin-3 receptor 1 — protein MSEADFQRLEMLYQTLHKDPSCNHSHLTFHNTSMVYNLDFPGDGSHWLRAIISVVYCAVATGGLLGNLLVLYLLCSTRTIVKSAINFFVFNLALADLLLSVALPFWAVDITLDYNWPFGLAMCKAVSLLTGLNVYASCFFLMAMSLTRYCSVATALKPAAPLGHKLCDSRVTTALIWAGALVAAAPRAVFADLNRVGMANDTACLLRFPKGTNWLAVNQLLRLLFGFLLPYFIMILSYLLLLRFLCRHKLNGVNPQRQAHVSKSVAVVVLSFCTCWFPYNVLTLWSALIQLDLTEISPSYYFVQTYLFPLANCLAFTSCCLNPVIYCLIRREYRKALRTLVLKSSLAIASKACLSAVNSNEGQNRDGQLGIPLNNMESHTAQSYTKRSALPSTTLSLGPSPKGLCPLNDLT, from the coding sequence ATGTCTGAGGCTGACTTCCAGAGACTTGAGATGTTGTACCAGACCCTGCACAAGGACCCCTCCTGCAACCATTCCCACCTGACCTTCCATAACACCAGCATGGTATACAATCTGGACTTCCCTGGCGATGGCTCCCACTGGCTGCGCGCCATCATCTCCGTGGTGTACTGTGCCGTGGCCACCGGCGGACTGCTAGGCAATCTTCTCGTGCTGTACCTTCTCTGCTCCACCCGGACCATCGTCAAGAGTGCCATCAACTTCTTTGTGTTCAACCTGGCCCTGGCTGACTTGCTACTCTCCGTGGCGCTGCCGTTCTGGGCAGTAGACATCACCCTGGACTACAACTGGCCTTTTGGTTTGGCCATGTGCAAGGCCGTGTCCCTCCTGACGGGCCTCAACGTCTACGCCAGTTGCTTCTTCCTGATGGCCATGAGCTTGACCCGCTACTGTTCAGTGGCTACTGCACTCAAGCCCGCTGCACCACTCGGTCACAAGCTTTGTGATTCCCGGGTAACTACCGCACTTATATGGGCCGGGGCACTGGTGGCTGCTGCACCGCGTGCCGTGTTCGCCGATCTCAACAGAGTAGGCATGGCCAATGACACTGCATGTCTGCTCCGCTTCCCTAAAGGTACGAATTGGCTGGCTGTCAACCAACTCCTGAGGCTTCTGTTTGGCTTCCTGTTGCCCTACTTCATCATGATCCTCTCCTACCTGCTCCTGCTGCGCTTCCTCTGCCGGCACAAGCTGAACGGTGTCAACCCACAACGACAGGCTCATGTCTCCAAGTCCGTGGCAGTTGTGGTGCTCTCCTTCTGCACCTGCTGGTTCCCGTATAATGTGCTAACTCTCTGGAGTGCGCTGATCCAACTGGATCTAACAGAAATCAGTCCCTCCTACTACTTTGTCCAGACCTACCTCTTCCCCTTGGCCAACTGTCTGGCCTTCACCAGTTGCTGCCTCAACCCTGTCATCTACTGCCTCATTCGCAGGGAGTACCGCAAGGCCCTGCGCACCCTGGTCTTGAAGTCAAGTCTCGCAATCGCTTCCAAAGCCTGCCTCTCGGCAGTCAACTCCAATGAGGGCCAGAACCGCGATGGTCAGCTGGGCATCCCGCTCAACAATATGGAAAGCCACACGGCGCAGTCTTACACCAAGAGGTCAGCACTGCCCTCTACCACTCTATCGCTGGGTCCCAGTCCCAAGGGCCTCTGTCCGCTCAATGACCTCACCTGA